The DNA sequence CAGCTTCTGATTGGAGGAGAAGACGCTGCGACACTTGGAGCGCTACGGGGGGAAAACAACGGATGTCAAAGAGTTCTGACCCAGGACGTCAgggctgggggtgggggcggaCTGACCTGGTTGACGAAAAGCGTGGTCACAAACTTCCCCGGCTTGAAGACCTCCACCACCTTCCTGACCAGCTCGTCGTAGGACGTCTGCGACAGGTTGGTTTCAAAGCTCACGTAGGAGAACTCGGGCTCTGGGGTGATGTGAATGGTCCAGTACGTTCCCTGCGGACAGAGGGGCCATGTCACCCAGCAGCTTCAAAGCGCCGGCCTCCAACAGACAGGGGGCGCCACTCACGTCAGTCTTCATTCCGTTCATGGAGTATCCACAAGGGTTGAACAGCGTGGCGTCGATTACAGAACCTGGTATCAGGTCACGAATCCCACTCATCTGGAAAACGAAGCAGACGCTAGTTCAGGACGGACAATcaatttacttaaaaaaggaaaaaagcaatgaaacattttcaaccCTTTAAAACCAGCAACACCCAAATAAACTTAAATCTTTGACAACCATAATTTTACTAATTAACGCAATTCCAACTGATTATGACGCTGGTCGAACCATTTCTATTCAGCACTAGAGAAAAATGATTTCTTGTCTGGGCTTGCTTGACGCCTGGAGTCCACTTACACGAGTGACGTCACTTGCAGAAACACCATCTTTCATGTAGAACTGGTCCATTATAGCTGGATCAAGGTCGCTCATCAGAACCTCCAGCGTCTGATCTGCCTGGTTGTTCTCCCAGTACTCCGGCAGGTCCAGAGTGAACAGGTACCTTCAGGAGGAGGCAGAGGGCGTGAGGAATCTGCAGGAAACCTCTGAAGTCCCTCCAAAACACATGTAGCCTCTTACCAGCAGTCAGAGTTCAGACGTCCCATACAGTAGGCTGCACCATCTGGGGAGGAAGCATCTGCGTTAGCGACAGGTTGACAGGCAGAGTGGACATCTGCAGCTGCATGCAACACCTGCTGCCTTTCTGCAGCATGAAGCTCAAGAACAACTTCTGGCTTTCTCTAAAACTGCccctgcagacagagctgctcACTTCCTGGTATAGCTTTACACGCCGGACAGCACCAACCAATTGGATCTGAGGCTGCCTTCAGAACTCGGGGGAGAAGATTGGCCAGCTAACGGCCTTCCATCCCACATCTGCCAGCAGCGAGGAGACCGCTTCCCCAGAGACCGCACAGCTGGACTGCAGCTGCAGGTCTGTCGCATTCGTCCGGTCAGAAACGTGAGGAACAAACGGGGGACTTCAGGCGGAACCGCCAGTCAGGGACCCAACGAGCGACAAAAACTCCTAAGACGACGATGAGACCTGGGCTGCATTTGGGCTTTTTCTACCAAACATTTACTCCTTTCTGCCTTTAGTAGATTGAAATGATTCAAATTTGGTTTTGGaacagatgttttattttactgtcgGACATCACCATCAGTCAGAAACTGACACAACCTGCAGCGTTTGGTCCATCTTCATCCAGTGCGCCGACTGAAGTGTTATTCTGGACGTATAAGAAATCAGACTTTTGATGTGTTCCAGCATGAACAAATGAAATCCATTCCGCAAAGGCCAAACACTCACTTGGGAAAATCTGGCTCAGAAAGTCGACTTCCTCCTGAAAGTTTCGATGAGGGAACTCCTGATGGGCGGGCTTCATGAAGTTCTTGCGGGAGTAGAAGAAGTTCTAgtggggagaaagaaaaagagaatggATCAGTCCAGGAGATCGATCGGCGAAGACCT is a window from the Oryzias latipes chromosome 24, ASM223467v1 genome containing:
- the amd1 gene encoding S-adenosylmethionine decarboxylase proenzyme — encoded protein: MMMEDQDNGAHFFEGTEKLLEVWFCRQDDTKGTGDLRSIPRFEWDKLLENVHCLIISVTKTDKQEAYILSESSMFVSKRRFILKTCGTTLLLQALVPLLELAREYCGFDSIENFFYSRKNFMKPAHQEFPHRNFQEEVDFLSQIFPNGAAYCMGRLNSDCWYLFTLDLPEYWENNQADQTLEVLMSDLDPAIMDQFYMKDGVSASDVTRMSGIRDLIPGSVIDATLFNPCGYSMNGMKTDGTYWTIHITPEPEFSYVSFETNLSQTSYDELVRKVVEVFKPGKFVTTLFVNQRSKCRSVFSSNQKLDGYKRLDRQLAQFNDYNFVFSSYTKNRQQNQQS